aatttattcattgtcaaaaagagattacaaaattggattgaagtctgattacaaatgtctgattacaaaaagaaaaacaaaaagattaCACCGCTCATGATTCATCGTCATCCTTATCTCTTTGCCCCGATATAGCATCGGAGACTTGGACAACTTCTGGCACGATCGATGTTCTAGCTTCGGTCGGTGCGGCTTCTTCTTCAATAGCTCTATCTTCCAGTACTGGAGagacgatgctgctcaagtcgaggtccggatataattttttgatcgcaTCTCAATCGTCTTCATATCCGACGTAGTAGGAGGTAAACCCGCCTTCAAGGATCTCTTTTTTGAATTCTTTCGAATTCTTGAAATCTTCGATTGCTCGATCCAAGACCTCCCTTGCCGACTTTGCTTCCGCACTTGCCAACTCTGCATTGGCTCGCACAGAAGATGACTCCTCATTagccagtgccaaccttttcaggCTGGCCCGATGTCGCCCACATTCGGCTTCGAGCTCAAGGAtacattcatttctttttcgtcGAAGTCGGTGGATAAAATAATTCTTGCTTTTGATCTTTGACTCAAGAGTCAAGATATTTTGACGAGCCGACTCAAGCTCAGCTCTAGAAGACTGAAGCTCATCAGACAAGTGAGAGACTTCCTCCTGAAGCTTCACCTCCCATTCGGCTGCCGATCGAAGCTGCTCAAGAGCAGCCACCTTCTCGGCATTGACGGCCACCACCTTATTTATCCATACTCGATGGAAGTCAGCAATCTTCCCGCAACCAATCTCCAGATCGAACATGTCATGGACCAACTGCAACAGAAGATAAGTCGGGttagctaaaaaaaaaagaagtatgaAAAAGAAACTTACCCCAAGTATCGTTGGGTAAAAGAATGAGAACATCTCGGCCACTATCCAGTTTCTTCTATTCTCCCAATCAGTCGGGAGAAGAGCGGCTTGGATGAGCCGCCTGGCCAATGTCAGATTGGCCAAAGCTGACTCATCTCCAGGCACCCTGATGTCGAAGTGGACCGTGTGACCTTCCGACATTGCATCTTCTACCAAAACCGTCGGTGCCTTCCTCCGATCTTCTGTCGACAGTCCCGCATTAGAGAATGCAAAAAAATTGGAGCTTGACTGCACCTGAGAAGGCCCCACTCGAGGAGTAACTGGCACAGTCGTTGACTGTTCGGGTTCGACCGCGGCCTCCACCTCGGCCCAAACCTCAGTCGATGGAGCTGTCGATGGTACTGTGGCAGCTCCGTCTTCACCTGTCACCCCTTCTTCAGCTGACGGCATGTTGAGGAGCACTGTCAGGGTTGACAGCACCAGAATCGGCTCAAGAACCGATGCAGGTGGTACATTGGATTCTCCAACCAATGCAGAAACAGAAGCCCGACCTTTCTTCGATGGTCGGGAAGGTCCAGCCTTGGACGCTGCCCTCTTTTTGGTAGTATGTTGATGGATGTTAGTGCTCGATACTCGTACCCTCGACTGCATGGTTGCAATCAGAACAAATCAGTACAATTcagaaacaaacaaaagaaaaataaaaaatgaaagggACAGACTATACTATACTTAAGTTGGTGATCGAACTTAGGCCGGCATCGTAGAGAGTCTGTTCGATCATATGCTCCTTATGCGATAGGACCGCCATATCCTTCAATcaatggaagtcctcccgattgCTGACCACCACCCAACTGTTATCGTTGGGGTCGGTTCTTAGATTGCCCAAGCGTGAAAGAAAGTCCTAAGGAAGcgaggaagaagcaaaaaaaaattgattcttccatccatggatggatGATAGAAAATCGATAATGAAACAAAAGCCTTTTTGTGGGTTGAAGAACCATCAACCCTTGACTTTTGGATGAGGTTGGAGAATAAAAAAGGCATGGAAGAAGGAAGGACGAGGTTCTGTCGATAGtagccgacacaacaaagcaaagctgATTATTAGCTAAACTAAATTTGATGCCAGTTGGACAGAACAAAGACCATAGTAATCCAAaatattccagacgaacttcggaatcgaaaattgaagatccgTCCAAAGGTCTTCAACATAAAAGGCCATCTGGTCCGAAGGAGGAGAGTTCATTCGACCGTTGGCACCAGGTGCAAAGAGTTGATACTGCTCTGGGATAcgatattgctcccgaagccgcTCAACGTTCGGTTccaaaagtgaagaagcctccactttCGAACTTGATGGAGAGtcatcagtcggattctccgaccgaccATCCCAAGAGGAAAAAGCCCTAGCCATGAGAGAAGAAGATTAAAGAGAacaaaaaagatccaagaaagaaagacaaaaagaCTTAACCTGAAACTCAAAGAAGAAGACAAGGAAAGAAGTCTTCGAGTGCTGGGATGATCCTCCGATAGAGTTTTTGCAGcagagaagataaaataaaaagtAAAGGCTGGCCGAaagtgaccctatatatataggatccctcaatgaCCAGGATGAAAGCGATCAAATCGGGGTCTCATCAGATAATGACATGTGGCAGCATCCTGACCGATCATTGGTCGGACGGTTCGATGCATCTGCTCTTGATCGTGTTACCTCACCATCATCCACATGAATAGCTCCAATCCAATGTCGTTCTGACATATGGACGaaatctacttgtcagaatcGTACCAATCGATGAGAAATCATATTCCTGAAACGACGTCCGATATGGATATCCAATACGACTGTCATATCAATATAATAGTTTAATGATGATTCTGCAGCCATAGAAACAACAAAACCGTCGAAGAATCCTCGTACTCAAGTGACTTACGATCAAGTCGGGGCTCGAGGTGATATATGACAACTTCCTTCGTCCAATATGACAAGCCATGTGATGAAATACACGTCAAGCCACCttgaacttgagagtggggggcaactattggggtaAGTCAGCCGACTCccgactctgactctacatcggCCGCACAAGCACACTACGCCGACTCATAGTCGGTAaaccgaccgacagtcggctatCACTGACCAACAACAAACAACTTGATCAATCTCCGATCGAAaaccatcgacatatcagagttaccagctGATGATCATTCAGATCTTCTACTGACTTACTGCTACTGACCGACATACAATCGGCTTATCTATCCAACACATCCTAACCGTTGTAAATGATTATCAACTACGTGTTACGACAATTAGTGAGAATTAACAACCTACTAACTTCATAataatggtccgataatttagtgtcATAAAAAATGGaatcacgtgctcgacggttacatcagaattatctataaaaagaggGTAAGTGAGTAGCATCGGTAAGACAATTTTGGACCAAAGCTCTGCTActctaaatatttaaatctatTGTTCAtcaattctctctctgatttaGGCGTCAGAGAGTCTTCGTCGGATACAAATCCAGTCTGTGAGGACTTGTGTTTATAGGTGCTCTTTATCGATGACAGACGACGAAAAAATTGACCGCAATAAAATACAACATAAATTAGTTTGGAAACCTTAATTTCCCCTGGACATTGCAACACACCGCGtacatgaaaaaagattttcaataaaaaaatacaaaCATATAATTGAACATGTGTTTTTTTAAGAAAATCCACCATCCCAACTACACAATTTGTCCAAAAATCAGGAACAACTCATTTTTATCGTTCGTCGAGCGATGGAAGAAGCTTCGTGAAGCACAAATAACCATATGGATTTTTCCTCCACACAAAAAGGAAGGGGGAAAACGAATTACAAATGACTCATTGCCCACTATAACTTTTTACTCTACTAATATTAGTAAACCCCTGCAATTAATTGCCTATCCTACCAATGATTAAATAACATAGAGAGGGAAGTGCTCCAGAGAGAGtaagatttattataatataatgaaGATATTAAAGAGGAGAGACAAAGAGCTCAAaacttctcaatatttttttattataataataataatttttttatgataacataatgatttttatcaaaaaaatttaaaaattttaataaaaaataaaaaaaaattctgaaaataTAGGACTCCACGTAAGGAGGCCAAAATTTTTCAAGATTCTTTGTTAAAAAATTCACCATCCCAACTACATAATTTATCCAGAAATCAAAAACAACTCATTCTTATTATTCATCGAGCGGTAGAAGAAGCTTCGTGAAGCACAAACAACCACATGGATTTTTTCTCCGcacaaagaaaggagaaaaatgaATTACAAACGACTCATTGCCCACTGTAACTTTTATTCTACTAATATTAGTAGACCCCTACAATTAATTGCCTATtctattaataattaaataatatagagaagGAAGTGTTCCGGAGAGAGaaagatttattataatataatgaaGATATTAAGAGGAGAGATAAAAGGCCGAAACTTCTCAAGattcttttttattataataataataacttctttataataatataataatttttgtcaaaatttaaaattttaataaaaaaatagagaaaaattctGAAAATATAGGGCTCCAGCCAAAACTTTCCAAGGTTCTccgttattataatataataatgatccccTCCCTCACCCCACTCCTTCCCGCGTCGTTCTTTCTCCAGAAGGCATGGCTGTGGGGTACCGCTTCTTGGGTGTCGTCAACTTCGTGgtcttcctcttctccctctcGATCCTCGTCGGCGGCATCGGCCTCTCCGACTGCGACAACCTCGTCCAGCGTCCCATCATCGCCATCGCCGCCGTCCTCATGGCCGCCTCCCTCGTCGCCACCGCCGCTGCGTGCTTCCGTGCCTCCCGCCTCTTCTGGCTCTCCCTCCTCGCCATGCTCGTCCTCATCCTCGTCCTCTGCGGTCTCGCTGTCTTCGGCTTCGTCGTCGCCGGCGACGACTACTTTAAGTGGCGCGAGGACAGGCTCGCCGGCGACAAGAACTGGGCCAGGACCCTGAGCTGCGTCCGGAGGAGCCCCGAGTGCCGGATTTTGCAGGAGCAGGACCCGCAGAGCTTGAACGATTTCAACGATTTACCGATCACGCACATTCAGGTgcggtttttttttttccttttgattgATAAAAATCCGATCTTGATGTTTTCTCCTGGAAAAAATCCATCTTTTCTGTCCACGGcctctgttttatttttattatttttctgaacTAACTGTTGCGTCTAGTTTGTGTTTTAGGTTGTTTTAGGTTGGATTGCGGTGCAAGTTTAGGGTTTTCGGGTATCCCCAAGGGGGTTGCCATACgtcgagattttttttttttttaaaaaagaagtggTTTTCTTCTTTGTACTTGGAGTTTAGGGTTTTCAAATGGCGCATTTCCGTCGGAGGCTAACCGGGGCCTACCTATTCCGCTCCGGGGAGACTGGGTTTtgtttatcatcatcatcatcatcaccatGATGATCATGatcatcatcatcgtcatcattatcatgattatcatcatcgtcgtcgtcgtcgtagtcgtcatcatcatcatcggTTGTTTCAAATTTCTTTTGTGTAATGGATTTTGTGTTTCAATTGATCGTTTTATTGTTTCTTTCATTTTGCAATTCGTGTCCTTttatatttctctcttttttttcttttttttttttgatgatatcgATCTAAAATTCTTGGGAGGTGCACTCACGTAGCTACTATACTTCATCAACAttcacttaatcaattttttagtCATCTTTCTTTCTTACTTACTTTCTGGATGTTAATATCAGTCTTTTTGTTGCTGTCATCAAAATCTTTATAGAGCATACACTTTTCGGTTTTACTTAACAATTCTTTGGTCCTTTTTTGGAAACATGCATCCTTATCTACATTGCTTCAAAGTGTTATCGAGAACTTAGGGGCTTTGTCCTACAAATAGTTTATTTTCTTCTTTGCAGTACAAGCTAGTTTTACAAAAATTGCATTTGGAACATCTAGACTTCCTTTGTATGTTGAAATCAATCAGCATGTGCTTTTATTTCACCTATATATAGGAATGCTATTCTTTGGTTTTCAAAGCCTTCCATTGACTCCATGAAACTATCTTTATAAACAAAGCATTTATTTTGAGAGCATTGGCTGCTTTTGTTGATGTAATAGACCCCTAAAGCTCCACTTTAAGCTGTACTTGGAATTCTATGTGATACAACTATACAGAGAGTTAGCTTTAGAAACATGTGCATGGTGGTGTCTTAATGTGTTCCAACACTGGAACTGGAAGAAAATTTGGACATGTGCCTTTAGGAAAGGATATGGATTTAAGACTTAAACCAAATGGTTGAAACGATGCATTCTGGCCACGCTATTGAGTTCTTCGGTCTTATTGGCTCATGGAAGTGCCAGCTGCTTTTAAGCAGGTGTTGAACATGATTTTATCATCGTATAGAATCCGAGTTAACTGCACATTTATGTTCTCAGGCCCACTCATTTCTTTGTTTTTAAAAATATAGGGCATGCCCTTCTTCATTTAGTATTTTATAACATATGCCCTACATTAGCTGATCCCAACTAGTTTGGGATGAAGGCTTAGTTGAGTTCAGTATATACGGCATGCCCTACATGTACTTAAGCACTTGAACTGGTGATTTTCTTAGTTTTTTTAATATAATGCGTGTTAGCTATCaactttttttttccccttattttatctatttaaagaTTTCTGTTCTTTATTTAGAATCTCTAGCTGTGTTCTTTCCtgtttatcaaaaaagaaaatttatcatctCAGTGATCCATCAATAATTATGTATACTGACTGTGATTTGCAGTACTCTGGTTTTTCTGGGTGAGCTATTTAATGTTTCTCATACATACTATATTGTTGAAGTTTCTCAAGGCAGACTAATTTTAATTCCATTTTTGCATCCTCCTCTGTTTTTCTTTCTTCAGTCTGGATGCTGCCTTCCACCCATGGAATGTGGATTTGTCTTCCAGAGTGTCACTCTCTGGACTAGCCCAACCAACTCCACTATGAACAATGCTGACTGCGGTACATGGAAAAATGATCCTTCCATCCTCTGTTATGACTGCCAGTCTTGCAAGGCCGAAACTGTTACGAGTATCAAAAATGACTGGAAGGAGACATCGAGGAGCACCACCATTTCTTTAATCTACATCATTGTCATATTTGCTTTTGGAGGCTTCATCTTTCTTACGGGCGATGACCCTGCATTGGATAAATACTCTTATTAGAGGGCTGACAGGTTTTTGACTTTTGATATTAGTTTTTGAATCGTTAATTGTACATTCCCTTTGCTGACTGATGGTCCATTTAGGTTATATCTGGTTGCTCGATCTTTCATGCCTTTGGCATTGTGTTGGCTAGGAGCACtattttttgttataattttactCATTTATATTACAGTTGCAAGGAGTCTTTTCTACAATGTTGTTTAGCATCACTAGGCTCTTGCTTGATATTAGTGCCCAGTACTCCAACGATCTTACTGACAACTctcctttttttctaaaaaaagaaaaagaagcaatgcTCTATGGGTTTGGCTACATAAGTAAGCGAGCGTTTTCCCTCTAAGAAATACTAGGGGATGTTGAAGGCTCCAGTCAGTGTGAGTGCTTTAGCAAGGGGCATACGGGATGTGTTTAGTGATCCATGTTATGGTCAATTAACATACATAGAAGGGGATTGGTGTTCAGAATCAGCATAGGTAAATGGTATTTGTATCTTGGTAAATGACTTGGAGTGGTAATCTTCTAAGTGTATCCCTACCACTATAATATGAGCTCTGGGTGGTGTGCCTCTAGCCCAGGAGTTCCTCTCCTTTGAGTGCACCTTAACGTGCATTGCATATGCAGATCACTAATACAGACTAAAATCATCCTACCTATCCATATTTGAGAGAAGTTTGAGGTTAGTATTTATGAGCACAACAAGATAATGTAAATATGattaagattttgaaagagaGCCTAGCTAAGGAACTTGTATCATGTGTGCTACATGATAAAGCTTCTTTCTCACAGAGAGGCAGCTCTGTGGAACACATAGGAGCATAGTAGTTTCGAAGGGATTAGGTAGATAGTGAAATAGGTCATTTTTTCCTTACCAAGGTACCTTCTCACCATGACATAGTTAAAAGATTTTATGCATGGTTAGGCTTCTACACATAACTAGCGTTATAGCAAACCCTAAAAAATTAGAAGCTGCTACAGAGAAGGACTCAGATTCTTAGTACAACTCTAGAAGATGGATTGAAGACAGACAAATacccaaaattaaaatctgaaTCTCTTTATGCTACAGGCGTAATCAGATGGAATGATATTCTTAGACGTCTGTTTAACCATCTAAACATTCTATAGAAACTTTCTGGTGCCCATGGACCTATTGGAATTTTCAATATGTCCTTTGTTGAAAAATCCTATTCGACTCTTTATTCATGAAAGTTCAACAAGTCTATTGTGTTCTTataaaaatcttttaaatcaTGAGTCAAATCTTAAATTTAAATGGAGCTTTAAATGATTCAAGTAGATTGAAAAGAATATGCTttatgctttcttcttcttcttcttcttttttaattttgcTACTTATATGTGCATCTATTTGACTGTGTTGTGAATTTGATATAAAAGTTTATGTTATGACTCCACCCACAATACTACTTTAAGAGGCTAAACTTATTTTCTAATCACAAAATTTGTGGTGTAGATACTTTGTTACTACCATTGCTTCAACCTTTATGATTGACAGCTCCTGCCAAAAAGGTGGCTGTAAGTATTTCCAATACTTAAATCAAATTCATGGGCTAGCCACAACATCGTTCATATGATATGGTTTGTGAGTCATTAGTCTGCTGACTCCAAGTGTCGGAGTGACATAGGTTCTACTATTCATCTTTTCTCTAAAGCACACTCTCTGCTTTAGCTACTAGGTTGTGAAGTATCAATTAAGGAAAATTCATGAGCGATGCGATGATGGAAAACATAGGGGAAGTGGTTAAGGGCCATGCTTCACCTCTCAGTATATTATCACGCTAACAAGAATTATGTCGAGCATTTCCAAGGAGTTTGTATCACATAATTCACTACTGTAGACTAGATTTCCTTGGTCATCAAGGCTTACGAGACTGTGACCTCTGCATGATAAATTATACCACCAACAGAATATGCATACCAAGTTTTGTGAGCACCAGAATTCAGTTAATACAAATGGCCCTTGTTTTACATCCATTGGAATGTGCATGCCAGAAAACTTATCAGCACAATCTTAGACATTCCAAAGTCTCACATTAATGTTTCAGATCCTAGGAACAATCTTCATGCAATAAATGCACTGAGGATATAAAATTGACTTTCTTAGAAAGATGAGAGTTTCAGTCTCTTTTCATTTACTCCAAGACTAAAATCTTTTGTTTGAATCACATTCACGGCTAGTTCCCTACCTACTTTGATTCAATTGAACCGTATAGACTCTAATCCGAGAACATTTTGGAGCAGAGGTTAGAGATCTCAAAAATGTATTTTCTCATGCTATAGTAATTACCAACGTAAAACAAATGTAGCATATGACCTGTAGGTGTGGCACCTACCTCCTTGTGAGGCACTACTTGTTTGTATTTGCACTAGGTGGCATGGTGGATATCTTGAATGTCTGCACCTAAGCCTCAGTGGATGGCACAGTTTTGCATGTGGGTGGTGCCAGTAACGCATTTGATGTGGTTGGTGCATCGATATTGGCTTGTCGTGTTAGGTCCATCTGATAGTCTTGACCTGTGGACCTATTGACCTAGGCACATGTTGTATCAATCCTTAGGCCCTtaagagtgtgtgtgtgtgtgtgtgtgtgagagagagagagagagagagagagagagagaggagggtggTGGGAAGGGCAACTTGTATCTTCCATACTAGCATGCAATCAGCTTCGAGCACAAGTATTTTCttcattaaaggcaactaaaacaaCATGGATGTAGAATCCCTGTGTAGGCATATGGTGTAAAACGTACAATCCCTGTATAGGCATATGTTAATGACAAATAACTGTCTCACTTTCAGTCTGACTTTCCAGATCATCTGGTTTTTCTGCCAGTAGAGGTTCTTCGATATCTATTCCATAATTGTTATCTTGTGCATCATTAGGTATTGATATATTTGAAGAATCATCTTTTATATCTGGCTTGCTCTTGGTGTCGAGATCCTTGGCTTTACCCCATAACACTATATACAAACCACCCACAActgcaacagaaccaattaagcTGAAAAAAGTTCATACTGTTAGTCACCAAGTAATTGTGTTGCTAGAATATATAGATTAATGATTTAGTTAATTTGCCAAAAAGGAAAATGTCACTTCAGGCAACCATGATTTGGTGTTAACTAACTAGTATCTTGCTGAACAGCATCTTTTTTGCATCatcttctgtttttttttttttttttaaattttattttagagaaatcaGAGAACAAATCAACAAATAGTTTATCACCTATAGTTTAATTGAGCTGGCCATAGCAAGCAATGTTTGCTCTTGACATTTTAACAGAATACCCTCTCTTCATCCGAAGGAGGggggaaaattaaaaaaaaaaacagaagacCCTTAAGATATTTTGCTTCGTGTAAAGAGATGAAAATTTAGTCTTTTGTTGTTGGATTGGTGGATAATGTGTTTCTTTGGTAGGGATAAATCATGTCTTTAGGTGCAGAGAAATGAGTTGTATTGTTGTATATAAAATGACATGCCATTATTACATGTTTTGCATTGTAGTCATACTCTCAACTTTTTACCATGGTTGATGTGCTAAAATCATTGCAAATTTTTACTAATTAACTTGTTTTGGGTGAAAAACTACATGTAGCTGTTTTTAGTGAATGAAAAGTGCATTGACTAGTTTAACTGATATAAATTACTTGATTCATCTGCTAGCTAGTGGATACTCTTCTTTGTACTATTTGTTAACTATTGATGGAATAATGAAATGACTTAGCTCTAGTGCTTAACATATAGGTTATTTTCGAGTTTTAAACCTGTAAAGACTTATTTCTAGTAAATCTACTTTCAAAGTTTTTGTGAGGCAACGTAAATATACCTTCCAACATGGGGTTTTTCATTAAGTATAATGAAAGCCAAAATGGTAGTAATGACGGTGCAGAGTGGATTAAACATTGCAGAATACAGAGGCCCCCTTACAGATATGCACCAAGATTGGAGATAAAAGGTGACACCTGATCCAAAAACTCCCTGCATGTGAGTTTTAGAATGCTTAGTTGATGAATCTGTAAATATAAAAAATTGGAAACAGCATGTAGTTATCGAAAAGTACTTACTGCAAATAAACAACACAAAAGCTCTAAGATTGAAGTAATCTTCCAAGCACTCAGGTTTGGTTCCAAGCAAAATGTGAGAATAACTGATTGGAAGGTCGATATAAGGCACATCCAAGCCGATAGTGATAATGGGTCAAGATGTGACTTACAAATTGGCACCTGTGAGCAAAGCCATGGAAGGTCAGTATCTCTTGCATTTTAAGAAGCAATAATGTTTTTTTAGGGAGCTTTATTGCCTGCAAGATAAGCCAAAATGACCAGCAACAACTGCTTCCCATGAGAAAGAGGACGCCAATCATCCATGTTTTATCTGCTGAGTGTAAGAGTTGGGTTACAGTTTGATATCCAACATTCAGGAGGCTTGAACCTCTGAAAAATGCCATGGAAATTGCTCCTCCAACGCAGATGGCAGTCCCAAGTACCTTGGCCATGCTTCTCAAACTCCGTAGTTTCACTTTCTCTAAACTGAATCACATGAAACACAGTCCATTTTGTCAATGATGTTAAACTTCCATTAGTAACTTCATGATCTAATAGTTATAAGACATCGAGGTGAACCAAAGGAGCAAGAAACACTCAGATTAATGAACAATTGTAGTGGGTTATGATATATAACAGTATAGGCTTTCATGTCAACTTAAGAAAAATCTAAGGATTAATCTGTGATATAATCAATAAGATTAAGGATGATGC
Above is a genomic segment from Elaeis guineensis isolate ETL-2024a chromosome 1, EG11, whole genome shotgun sequence containing:
- the LOC105039567 gene encoding tetraspanin-8 is translated as MAVGYRFLGVVNFVVFLFSLSILVGGIGLSDCDNLVQRPIIAIAAVLMAASLVATAAACFRASRLFWLSLLAMLVLILVLCGLAVFGFVVAGDDYFKWREDRLAGDKNWARTLSCVRRSPECRILQEQDPQSLNDFNDLPITHIQSGCCLPPMECGFVFQSVTLWTSPTNSTMNNADCGTWKNDPSILCYDCQSCKAETVTSIKNDWKETSRSTTISLIYIIVIFAFGGFIFLTGDDPALDKYSY
- the LOC105039569 gene encoding WAT1-related protein At4g30420 — protein: MGDSCLEGYKPGLAMVVTQCIYAAMALSAKAAFTEGMNTMVFVVYRQAIATLVLAPTTILAKGGNLSQMSLGWRAFCLVFVASLVGATLNQYCYYQGLDLASSSIATAMSNLIPAVTFVMAASIGLEKVKLRSLRSMAKVLGTAICVGGAISMAFFRGSSLLNVGYQTVTQLLHSADKTWMIGVLFLMGSSCCWSFWLILQVPICKSHLDPLSLSAWMCLISTFQSVILTFCLEPNLSAWKITSILELLCCLFAGVFGSGVTFYLQSWCISVRGPLYSAMFNPLCTVITTILAFIILNEKPHVGSLIGSVAVVGGLYIVLWGKAKDLDTKSKPDIKDDSSNISIPNDAQDNNYGIDIEEPLLAEKPDDLESQTESETVICH